One Fundidesulfovibrio terrae genomic window carries:
- the tpiA gene encoding triose-phosphate isomerase — MKKLMAANWKMYKLHSEAKDTAEALVKALKGAAPEDREVLIIPPFTALRSVRKAIKKVPGFALGGQNFFPSMQGAYTGEIAPDMLVDMGCSYALAGHSERRHIMGESDEFVGKKVAFGLERGLSMILCVGETIDERKEGKLAEVVRRQMLEGLAGVPADVVPERLTVAYEPVWAIGTGLTAGPREVLDAHALVRSILQEKFGQKAFEMRIQYGGSVKPENASEILSLDNVDGVLVGGSSLSADSFSKIVTA, encoded by the coding sequence ATGAAAAAGCTCATGGCCGCCAACTGGAAGATGTACAAGCTGCACAGCGAGGCCAAGGACACGGCCGAGGCCCTGGTGAAGGCCCTCAAGGGGGCCGCCCCGGAAGATCGCGAGGTGCTGATCATCCCGCCCTTCACGGCGCTTCGCTCCGTGCGCAAGGCCATCAAGAAGGTCCCCGGGTTCGCCCTGGGAGGGCAGAACTTCTTCCCCTCCATGCAGGGGGCCTATACCGGCGAGATCGCCCCGGACATGCTTGTGGACATGGGCTGCTCCTACGCTCTGGCCGGGCACTCGGAGCGCCGCCACATCATGGGCGAATCCGACGAGTTCGTGGGCAAGAAGGTGGCCTTCGGCCTGGAACGCGGCCTGTCCATGATCTTGTGCGTGGGCGAAACCATCGACGAACGCAAGGAAGGAAAACTTGCCGAGGTGGTGCGCCGCCAGATGCTGGAGGGCCTGGCCGGTGTTCCCGCCGACGTGGTCCCGGAGCGCCTGACCGTGGCCTACGAGCCCGTGTGGGCCATCGGCACCGGGCTTACCGCGGGCCCCAGGGAGGTCCTGGACGCGCACGCCCTGGTGCGCTCCATATTGCAGGAGAAATTCGGCCAGAAGGCCTTCGAGATGCGCATCCAGTACGGCGGTTCCGTGAAGCCTGAAAACGCTTCCGAGATTTTGTCGCTTGACAATGTCGACGGAGTGTTGGTAGGTGGCTCCTCCTTGAGCGCGGACAGCTTCTCGAAGATTGTCACGGCATAA
- a CDS encoding CdaR family transcriptional regulator — translation MIIPDTLAQHIVDSAQGIIRCNVNIMDREGVIIGTAQPERYRTFHKGARDVIESGLAVEIRPADVDRYPGALQGVNLPIALEGQVIGVIGVTGDPETVRGPARLIKMITELILERELTHQEMQSRQRLAEQFVEMLVGGGEQYRRRITRAAKSLNVDIDVPRLAAVADVSALLRGFSSEYGASELVLERSSEAILEGLASCGGTGPEDVAVILDGRLVILKAMEEKNCASGVSAWGERLMGAFEAWGVGKVACGAGAVALSLDEYPLSYRQARYCLRALEGRGAFRSIHDSALCAGYMLEQVSAGPAAMALRPLAKSLKAALEKKPELRETLSALTANNFESEQAAFALGIHRNTLAYRMARLRDMTGLDPAKRLDDAVLLKALLAGSGR, via the coding sequence ATGATCATTCCCGACACGCTGGCGCAGCACATTGTGGATTCCGCCCAGGGAATCATCCGCTGCAACGTCAACATCATGGACCGCGAAGGCGTCATCATCGGCACCGCCCAGCCCGAGCGCTACCGCACCTTCCACAAGGGAGCGCGGGACGTCATCGAATCCGGGCTCGCGGTCGAGATCCGTCCCGCGGACGTGGACCGCTACCCCGGCGCGCTGCAGGGGGTGAACCTGCCCATCGCCCTGGAAGGCCAGGTCATCGGGGTCATCGGCGTCACCGGCGACCCCGAAACCGTGCGCGGCCCGGCGCGGCTCATCAAGATGATCACCGAGCTCATCCTGGAACGGGAGCTCACCCACCAGGAGATGCAGAGCAGGCAGCGCCTGGCCGAGCAGTTCGTGGAGATGCTGGTGGGCGGCGGCGAGCAGTACCGCCGGCGCATCACCCGGGCGGCCAAGTCCCTTAACGTGGACATCGACGTGCCCAGGCTGGCCGCCGTTGCCGACGTCTCGGCCCTGCTGAGGGGCTTCTCCTCGGAGTACGGCGCGTCGGAACTGGTCCTTGAGCGCTCCTCCGAGGCCATCTTGGAGGGGCTGGCCTCCTGCGGCGGCACGGGCCCCGAGGATGTGGCCGTGATCCTGGACGGAAGGCTGGTGATCCTCAAAGCCATGGAGGAGAAGAACTGCGCCTCGGGCGTGAGCGCCTGGGGGGAACGGCTCATGGGCGCCTTCGAGGCCTGGGGCGTGGGCAAGGTGGCCTGCGGGGCGGGAGCCGTGGCCTTGAGCCTGGACGAGTACCCCCTCTCCTACCGCCAGGCACGCTACTGCCTGCGGGCGCTGGAGGGCCGGGGGGCGTTTCGCAGCATCCACGACAGCGCCCTGTGCGCCGGGTACATGCTGGAACAGGTGTCGGCAGGCCCGGCGGCCATGGCCCTGCGTCCCCTGGCGAAATCCCTCAAGGCGGCCCTGGAGAAAAAGCCCGAGCTGCGAGAGACGCTCTCGGCCCTCACCGCCAACAATTTCGAGAGCGAACAGGCCGCGTTCGCCCTGGGCATCCACCGCAACACTCTGGCCTACCGCATGGCCCGGCTGCGGGACATGACCGGGCTCGACCCGGCCAAACGCCTGGACGACGCCGTGCTGCTCAAGGCACTGCTGGCAGGGTCCGGGCGCTGA
- a CDS encoding inositol monophosphatase family protein, which produces MDSKDLAALAAQARQAVAASGEIIREHWDQPSDVTRKGRIDLVTQTDLAVEAALKQSLSRILPEATFLAEESAQSLDPGELTWIIDPVDGTTNFAHRLPFVATSVALWHGGRSVLGFVNAPVMGEMFHAVRGGGAYLNGAPIGVSSVDALEDSLVATGFPYTVREDIRGLMADLENMLLHTQGVRRPGAASIDLAYTAAGRFDAFYEIGLKPWDTAAGWLLVEEAGGRVSRFDPREPYHLRSRSILASNGLLHEPVAGLLGEMR; this is translated from the coding sequence CTGGACTCCAAAGACCTGGCTGCATTGGCCGCGCAGGCCCGTCAGGCCGTGGCCGCCTCCGGGGAGATCATCCGCGAACACTGGGACCAGCCCAGCGACGTCACCCGCAAGGGCCGCATCGACCTGGTCACCCAGACCGATCTCGCGGTCGAGGCCGCCCTCAAACAGAGCCTGTCGCGCATCCTGCCGGAAGCGACCTTCCTGGCCGAGGAATCCGCCCAGAGCCTCGATCCGGGCGAGCTGACCTGGATCATCGACCCGGTGGACGGCACCACCAACTTCGCCCACCGCCTTCCCTTCGTGGCCACCTCCGTGGCTCTCTGGCACGGCGGCCGGAGCGTCCTCGGATTCGTGAACGCCCCTGTCATGGGAGAGATGTTCCACGCCGTGCGTGGCGGCGGGGCATACTTGAACGGCGCGCCCATCGGCGTGTCCAGTGTCGACGCCCTGGAGGACTCCCTCGTGGCCACCGGATTCCCCTACACCGTGCGCGAGGACATCCGGGGGCTCATGGCCGACCTGGAGAACATGCTCCTGCACACCCAGGGCGTGCGCAGGCCCGGGGCGGCCTCCATCGACTTGGCCTACACGGCGGCCGGACGCTTCGACGCCTTCTACGAGATAGGGCTCAAGCCCTGGGACACCGCCGCCGGGTGGCTCCTCGTGGAGGAGGCCGGGGGCCGGGTGAGCCGCTTCGATCCTCGCGAGCCCTACCATTTGCGCTCGCGCTCCATCCTCGCCTCCAACGGCCTGCTGCACGAACCCGTGGCGGGCCTGCTTGGCGAGATGCGTTGA
- the secG gene encoding preprotein translocase subunit SecG, producing MDTFIATVHIIACVLLVVLVLLQAGKEGMGVIFGGGSGSVFGSAGAGGLLVKLTAGFGALFLITSLAYNYYTGAARKPSSSVMEGATIEQKAAPAENKKPGPNLFEEQKPQDGSKQ from the coding sequence TTGGACACTTTCATCGCAACCGTTCACATCATCGCCTGCGTACTTCTGGTCGTGCTGGTTCTCCTGCAGGCCGGCAAGGAAGGCATGGGTGTGATCTTCGGCGGCGGCAGCGGTTCGGTGTTCGGCAGCGCCGGCGCGGGCGGACTGCTGGTGAAGTTGACGGCCGGATTCGGGGCGCTGTTCCTGATCACCTCCCTGGCCTACAACTACTACACCGGCGCGGCCCGCAAACCTTCTTCCTCCGTGATGGAAGGTGCGACCATCGAACAGAAGGCCGCTCCGGCCGAGAACAAGAAGCCTGGGCCGAACCTGTTCGAAGAGCAGAAGCCCCAGGACGGAAGCAAGCAATAG
- a CDS encoding ATP-binding protein, with the protein MDEHIQPFGNTLFGVDKSRPPVPRPEGESPGAGSPWLSPGIVPQEDRLLDLLRRTRRAVRAFGACSGLIVRSSVESDLLGEVCRLMVEEVGYRMAWIGVALDDQDKTVRPIAQYGFEAGYLEKARITWADSERGRGPTGVAARTAEPIACRDMLQDPRLAPWREEAAARGFASSIALPLRAAGNSLGVLTLYASEPDAFEGDEFDLLVELSNTLALGIDSLRARAEKIMAEDALIENETRLRALYESMDEGLSVYELVYDDTGRPVDYRILEVNPKYEAMIGIKREEAAGSLGSSLYDSNTPPFLDIFAHVATTGRPASFETFLPRVNRHFSISAFCPREGQFAVLLKDISESKKVEEELRCLNETLEQRVREQTRELRQSKEAAEAANQAKSQFLANMSHELRTPLNGIIGFSQLLEKALVKEKNREYVRLIVQSGKSLLSLINDILDLSKIEAGKVELENQPFNLRELVDSTIRSFTLEADQKGLALDCSVDDDVPDGLVGDRGHLRQILTNLIGNAIKFTHSGSVAVAVSLECEAAPSSARLLFRVADTGIGIPADKHETVFEAFAQVGNHAQAGSCGTGLGLSISKNLVELMGGRIWADSTVDAGSTFSFTAGFGLAGQPGGCGHDLEEIRAAGRDTPSLKLLLAEDNIINRVFAVSILERKGHRVVAVENGEEALAALANESFDAVFMDVRMPDMDGEEATRRIRSGEAPALAPQVPIIALTAYALKGDRERFLSSGMDDYLSKPIDMEELDRVLAHLMARRETKGRIAR; encoded by the coding sequence ATGGACGAGCACATACAACCCTTCGGGAATACTCTTTTCGGAGTGGACAAATCGCGGCCCCCCGTGCCCCGTCCGGAAGGAGAAAGCCCGGGCGCCGGTTCGCCCTGGCTCAGCCCCGGCATCGTCCCGCAGGAAGACAGGCTCCTTGATTTGTTGCGCCGCACCCGCAGGGCTGTCCGGGCCTTCGGAGCCTGCTCCGGCCTGATAGTCAGGTCCTCGGTGGAATCCGACCTCCTGGGCGAGGTCTGCCGCCTGATGGTCGAGGAGGTGGGTTACCGCATGGCCTGGATAGGCGTTGCCCTCGACGACCAGGACAAAACGGTCAGGCCCATCGCCCAGTACGGCTTTGAGGCCGGATACCTGGAGAAGGCCCGGATCACCTGGGCGGACAGCGAAAGAGGCAGGGGGCCGACGGGCGTGGCGGCGCGCACCGCAGAGCCCATCGCCTGCCGGGACATGTTGCAGGACCCCCGCCTTGCGCCCTGGCGAGAGGAAGCCGCCGCACGGGGGTTTGCCTCGTCCATTGCCCTCCCCTTGAGAGCCGCCGGAAACTCTTTGGGAGTGCTCACCCTCTACGCCAGCGAACCGGACGCCTTCGAGGGCGACGAATTCGACCTGCTGGTGGAACTGTCAAACACCCTGGCCCTTGGAATCGATTCCCTGAGGGCGCGCGCCGAGAAGATAATGGCCGAGGACGCCCTGATAGAAAACGAGACGAGGCTGCGGGCCTTGTACGAGTCCATGGATGAAGGCCTCAGCGTTTACGAGCTGGTTTACGACGATACGGGCCGGCCGGTCGACTACAGGATTCTGGAGGTCAACCCCAAGTACGAAGCCATGATCGGCATCAAACGCGAAGAAGCGGCGGGTTCCCTGGGCTCGTCGTTATACGACTCCAACACTCCGCCCTTTCTCGATATTTTCGCGCACGTGGCGACCACCGGCAGGCCGGCATCCTTCGAAACCTTCCTCCCGCGCGTAAACCGGCATTTCAGCATCTCGGCCTTTTGTCCTCGTGAGGGGCAATTCGCAGTGTTGTTGAAGGACATCAGCGAGAGCAAGAAGGTCGAAGAGGAATTGCGATGCCTGAACGAAACCCTTGAGCAAAGGGTTCGCGAACAGACCCGGGAACTGCGGCAATCCAAGGAGGCCGCCGAGGCCGCCAACCAGGCCAAAAGCCAATTCCTGGCCAACATGAGCCATGAGTTGCGCACCCCTCTCAACGGCATTATCGGCTTTTCACAGCTTCTCGAGAAGGCCCTCGTCAAGGAGAAGAACAGGGAGTACGTCAGGCTGATCGTCCAGTCCGGCAAGTCGCTCCTCTCCCTGATCAACGACATCCTCGACCTGTCCAAGATCGAGGCGGGGAAGGTCGAACTTGAAAACCAGCCCTTCAACCTACGCGAACTCGTGGATTCAACCATAAGGTCGTTCACGTTGGAGGCGGATCAGAAGGGGCTCGCACTCGATTGCTCGGTTGATGACGACGTGCCTGACGGGCTGGTCGGCGACAGGGGCCACTTGCGACAGATACTGACGAACCTGATCGGCAACGCAATCAAATTCACGCACTCCGGCAGCGTGGCCGTAGCCGTCTCCCTGGAATGCGAGGCCGCGCCTTCCTCCGCCCGCCTCCTCTTCAGGGTTGCCGACACCGGCATCGGCATCCCCGCCGACAAGCACGAGACTGTTTTCGAGGCCTTCGCGCAAGTCGGCAATCACGCCCAGGCGGGGTCTTGCGGCACGGGCTTGGGGCTGTCCATTTCCAAAAACCTGGTCGAATTGATGGGCGGACGCATCTGGGCCGACAGCACGGTCGACGCGGGAAGCACCTTCTCCTTCACCGCCGGGTTCGGCCTAGCCGGACAGCCCGGTGGATGCGGGCATGACTTGGAAGAGATCCGGGCAGCAGGGCGAGACACGCCGAGCCTCAAGCTCCTGCTGGCCGAGGACAACATCATCAACCGGGTCTTTGCAGTCTCCATCCTGGAGAGGAAGGGCCATCGAGTCGTGGCGGTCGAGAACGGGGAAGAAGCATTGGCTGCATTGGCGAACGAATCCTTTGACGCGGTGTTCATGGATGTCCGTATGCCGGACATGGACGGAGAAGAGGCGACACGACGCATCCGCAGCGGGGAAGCGCCTGCCCTCGCCCCCCAAGTCCCCATCATCGCCCTGACGGCCTATGCCCTCAAAGGCGACCGGGAACGGTTCCTGTCGTCAGGCATGGACGACTACCTGTCCAAGCCCATAGACATGGAGGAGCTGGACCGGGTTCTGGCACACCTCATGGCAAGACGGGAAACGAAAGGACGGATCGCGCGCTGA
- a CDS encoding phosphoglycerate kinase, translating into MPMRFLDEMDIDGKRLFVRVDYNVPMKDGAITDDTRIKASLPTLELALSKGASLVLCSHLGKAKGAPDPKFSLAPAAKRLSELLGRPVAFAPDCVGPEVLKMAQALKSGEVLLLENLRFHEGETKGDPAFAAELARLGEVYVNDAFGTAHRPHASVSGVPAVMAACCGGLLLKKEWEFLGKALESPVRPYVAATGGAKVSSKLGVLRHLLSKVDSLIIGGAMANTFLKAQGLGMGASLVEDDLLDEARAILAEAAEKGVRIALPVDFVISRDAGKPLGEMTAAGVVDAKSVPADASAMDVGPATVEFFAGVLAPAKTVVWNGPMGAFENPAFAEGTMGVARILAGLDAVTVIGGGDTIAAVGLSGLEDKMTFISTGGGASLEFMEGKELPAFKALREYGK; encoded by the coding sequence ATGCCCATGCGTTTCTTGGACGAGATGGATATCGATGGCAAGCGCCTCTTCGTCAGGGTGGACTATAACGTCCCCATGAAGGACGGGGCCATCACCGACGACACGCGCATCAAGGCGAGCCTCCCCACTCTGGAACTGGCCCTGTCCAAGGGCGCGTCGCTGGTTCTGTGCTCGCACCTGGGCAAGGCCAAGGGCGCGCCGGATCCCAAGTTCTCCCTGGCCCCGGCCGCCAAGAGGCTCTCGGAGCTTCTGGGCCGCCCAGTGGCCTTCGCCCCGGACTGCGTCGGCCCCGAGGTCCTGAAGATGGCCCAGGCGCTTAAGTCCGGTGAGGTGCTCCTGCTTGAGAACCTGCGCTTCCACGAGGGCGAGACCAAGGGCGACCCGGCCTTCGCCGCCGAGCTGGCCCGGCTTGGCGAAGTCTACGTCAACGACGCGTTTGGCACGGCCCATCGCCCCCACGCCTCGGTGTCGGGCGTGCCCGCCGTGATGGCGGCCTGCTGCGGCGGACTTTTGCTCAAGAAGGAATGGGAATTCCTGGGCAAGGCCCTGGAAAGCCCGGTGCGCCCCTACGTGGCCGCCACCGGCGGGGCCAAGGTGTCCTCCAAGCTCGGGGTGCTCAGGCACCTGCTCTCCAAGGTGGACAGCCTGATCATCGGCGGGGCCATGGCCAATACCTTCCTCAAGGCCCAGGGCCTGGGGATGGGCGCCTCCCTAGTGGAGGACGACCTTCTGGATGAGGCCCGCGCCATCCTGGCCGAGGCCGCCGAGAAGGGCGTGCGCATCGCCCTGCCGGTGGATTTCGTCATAAGCCGCGACGCCGGGAAGCCCCTGGGCGAGATGACGGCGGCCGGCGTGGTGGACGCCAAGTCCGTGCCTGCGGATGCCTCGGCCATGGACGTGGGGCCGGCCACCGTGGAATTTTTCGCGGGCGTGCTGGCCCCGGCCAAGACCGTGGTCTGGAACGGCCCCATGGGCGCCTTCGAGAACCCTGCCTTCGCCGAGGGCACCATGGGCGTGGCCCGGATACTGGCCGGGCTGGACGCCGTGACGGTCATCGGCGGCGGCGACACCATCGCCGCGGTGGGACTCTCCGGACTGGAGGACAAGATGACCTTCATCTCCACCGGCGGCGGCGCGTCCCTGGAATTCATGGAAGGCAAGGAACTGCCCGCCTTCAAAGCCCTGAGGGAGTACGGCAAATGA
- a CDS encoding sensor domain-containing diguanylate cyclase — MRTRIAIVLTPIVLVAFLWGVVAYWTVTERAAILADEEDELVQLDAAVAENVNGLFRLVELALVSARHWMAAHPDEDPANSPEFIDLVESFRRVSRGEIDIRLVTKSGDICYVPPGSQERKASASDRDYFLAQQDPRTRGLYIAGPVKSRVTGKWGLPISMPVEMAGGGVSVVFGAVDLAHFMFLHEAQRRKPGGSILLMRTDGVVLSRVPFKEELLGRSLADTPGYILHMGRFERGLFVSQGVRTDWTERLVSFQRLAGYPVVVAVTSGMEDVLKPWAASLPMRFGILCVVTLGVFAIVWKLNRAMALYDATRRELEFQATTDELTGLANRRSFLGRAAQEVERARRFSHELSLLVIDIDHFKSINDRFGHGAGDLVLRHVAQVLRGACRNADVCARLGGEEFAVLLVETGGHEGAEAARRLCATVREVGFRVPGGEVSLSVSVGLSSLGERNPDFEKMFRAADEALYRAKNAGRDRVVADV, encoded by the coding sequence ATGAGAACCCGCATCGCCATAGTCCTGACCCCCATCGTCCTGGTGGCCTTTCTCTGGGGGGTGGTGGCGTACTGGACCGTGACCGAGCGGGCGGCCATTCTGGCCGACGAAGAGGACGAGCTCGTCCAGCTGGACGCGGCCGTGGCCGAGAACGTGAACGGACTCTTCAGGCTGGTGGAACTGGCCCTGGTCTCGGCGCGGCACTGGATGGCCGCCCATCCGGACGAGGACCCCGCGAACTCGCCCGAGTTCATCGATCTGGTGGAAAGCTTCCGGCGAGTGTCCCGGGGGGAGATCGACATCCGGCTGGTCACCAAATCCGGGGACATTTGCTACGTTCCCCCCGGCAGCCAGGAACGTAAGGCCAGCGCCTCGGACCGGGACTACTTCCTGGCCCAGCAGGACCCGCGCACGCGCGGCCTGTACATAGCCGGGCCCGTGAAGAGCAGGGTTACCGGCAAATGGGGTCTGCCCATATCGATGCCGGTGGAAATGGCCGGAGGGGGCGTCTCGGTTGTGTTCGGGGCGGTCGATCTCGCGCATTTCATGTTCCTGCACGAGGCGCAGCGCCGCAAGCCCGGCGGCTCCATCCTGCTCATGCGCACGGACGGGGTGGTGCTGAGCCGGGTGCCCTTCAAGGAGGAACTCCTGGGGCGCTCCTTGGCTGATACGCCCGGGTACATCCTGCATATGGGCAGATTCGAGCGCGGCCTGTTCGTGAGCCAGGGAGTGCGGACGGACTGGACGGAACGCCTGGTCAGCTTCCAGAGGCTCGCGGGCTACCCGGTGGTGGTGGCCGTCACCTCGGGCATGGAGGACGTGCTGAAGCCCTGGGCCGCAAGCCTGCCCATGCGCTTCGGGATACTCTGCGTGGTCACCCTGGGCGTCTTCGCCATCGTCTGGAAGCTCAACCGGGCCATGGCCCTCTACGACGCCACCCGGAGGGAGCTGGAATTTCAGGCCACCACGGACGAGCTCACGGGGCTCGCCAACCGGCGCAGCTTCCTGGGCCGGGCAGCCCAGGAAGTGGAGCGGGCCAGGCGCTTCTCCCACGAGCTGAGCCTTCTGGTGATCGACATCGACCACTTCAAGTCCATCAACGACCGCTTCGGGCATGGGGCGGGCGATCTGGTGCTCCGGCACGTGGCCCAGGTGCTGCGGGGGGCGTGCAGGAACGCCGACGTCTGCGCAAGGCTTGGCGGCGAGGAGTTCGCCGTGCTGCTGGTGGAGACGGGGGGGCACGAAGGCGCGGAGGCGGCCCGGCGGTTGTGCGCCACGGTGCGGGAGGTGGGCTTTCGCGTTCCGGGGGGGGAGGTGAGCCTTTCGGTGAGCGTGGGGCTTTCCAGCCTGGGAGAGCGCAACCCGGATTTCGAGAAGATGTTCCGGGCGGCGGACGAGGCCCTCTACAGGGCCAAGAACGCCGGCCGCGACCGGGTGGTGGCGGACGTCTGA
- a CDS encoding methyltransferase family protein, with protein sequence MIVKLVAQTLLWLLFTSLLLFWAAGSLWWPAGWVYLALNGACGLGGGLWLARVDPDLLGQRLGSPFRREQAPFDKVFMAVFLPLYHAWLVFMAVDAARFGWSHVPFWLRFAGALFILAGNVTVGFAFRVNTFAIPLVKVQSERRQKVIDTGPYAVVRHPLYAGELLSLAGSPLLLGSWAGLAGVIAVFLPLLAVRAVLEERLLSEGLAGYAQYAGRVRFRLIPGVW encoded by the coding sequence ATGATCGTCAAGCTCGTGGCGCAAACCCTTTTGTGGCTTCTGTTCACCTCCCTGCTGCTGTTTTGGGCTGCTGGAAGCCTCTGGTGGCCGGCCGGCTGGGTCTATCTGGCTCTGAACGGGGCGTGCGGACTGGGAGGCGGGCTGTGGCTGGCCAGGGTTGATCCCGATCTGCTTGGGCAACGGCTCGGTTCGCCGTTTCGGCGGGAACAGGCTCCCTTCGACAAGGTCTTCATGGCCGTCTTCCTGCCGTTGTATCATGCCTGGCTGGTTTTCATGGCCGTGGACGCTGCCCGCTTCGGCTGGTCCCACGTTCCGTTCTGGCTCCGCTTCGCCGGAGCGTTGTTCATCCTGGCTGGAAACGTGACGGTCGGCTTCGCCTTCCGCGTGAACACCTTCGCGATTCCGCTGGTGAAGGTGCAGTCCGAGCGTCGCCAGAAGGTGATCGACACCGGGCCTTACGCCGTCGTGCGCCACCCCCTGTATGCCGGTGAGCTGCTTTCGCTTGCGGGATCGCCGCTTCTGTTGGGATCCTGGGCGGGACTGGCGGGGGTGATTGCGGTATTCCTCCCGTTGCTGGCCGTGCGGGCCGTCCTGGAGGAGCGGCTGTTGTCCGAAGGGCTGGCCGGCTACGCGCAATACGCAGGGCGGGTTCGCTTCCGCCTGATACCCGGCGTTTGGTGA
- a CDS encoding NUDIX domain-containing protein, translated as MNQEKNTPPSESEPVEVVDASGRTLAVMPASEAHRQSLPHRAALVLFFDRQGKLLLGRRFKTSQVFPGRWDLTARGHVHPQEAALDAASRLAGAEFPGLGGQLTRHCDIAPSEHTGFEAVAVFRYPAHGERGHSGREMLAVSEEELAALILDFRELISPTVVHAYETGVLFGKP; from the coding sequence GTGAACCAGGAAAAAAACACCCCACCGAGCGAATCCGAACCGGTGGAAGTCGTGGACGCCTCGGGCCGCACCCTGGCGGTCATGCCCGCCTCGGAAGCCCACCGCCAATCGCTGCCCCACCGGGCGGCGCTGGTACTTTTTTTCGACCGCCAGGGCAAGCTGCTGCTGGGCAGGCGGTTCAAGACATCCCAGGTCTTCCCCGGGCGCTGGGACCTCACGGCCCGGGGCCACGTCCATCCCCAGGAAGCGGCACTGGACGCGGCGTCCCGCCTGGCCGGCGCCGAATTCCCCGGCCTGGGAGGGCAGCTCACCCGCCACTGCGACATCGCGCCAAGCGAACACACCGGCTTCGAGGCCGTGGCCGTATTCCGCTACCCGGCCCATGGGGAACGCGGCCACTCCGGCCGGGAGATGCTGGCCGTGAGCGAGGAAGAACTCGCGGCCCTGATCCTGGATTTCCGAGAACTGATCTCGCCCACGGTGGTGCACGCCTACGAGACGGGCGTCCTGTTCGGCAAGCCCTGA
- the rimI gene encoding ribosomal protein S18-alanine N-acetyltransferase: protein MTSLPENSDAPQGGDDMEQDMPRSSGWAALKQAVAFVPGMPAELGKADIPALVALEKLCFSVPWSAKQYETVLGNEPFHLFGIREGAGLVGYLTLYAAAWEMEILNIATHPDHRRRGHAQRMLSHVLHLCREMGIKRGYLEVRRSNIPAQSLYRSFGFEEVGVRRRYYPDNREDAIIMRLDLDVSQAQPD, encoded by the coding sequence ATGACCAGCCTGCCGGAAAATTCCGACGCCCCCCAGGGGGGCGACGACATGGAGCAGGATATGCCGCGTTCTTCAGGCTGGGCCGCGCTGAAACAGGCGGTTGCGTTTGTTCCGGGCATGCCGGCGGAACTGGGCAAGGCCGACATCCCGGCCCTGGTGGCCCTGGAGAAGCTCTGCTTTTCCGTCCCCTGGTCCGCCAAGCAGTACGAGACCGTGCTGGGCAATGAGCCCTTCCATCTTTTCGGCATCCGCGAAGGGGCCGGGCTGGTGGGCTACCTGACTCTCTACGCCGCGGCCTGGGAAATGGAAATCCTCAACATCGCCACCCATCCCGACCACCGCCGCCGGGGCCACGCCCAGCGCATGCTCTCCCACGTCTTGCATCTTTGCCGCGAAATGGGCATAAAACGCGGGTATTTGGAAGTGCGGCGGTCCAACATCCCGGCCCAGAGCCTCTACAGGAGCTTCGGCTTCGAGGAGGTCGGCGTGCGCAGGCGCTATTACCCCGACAACCGGGAAGACGCCATCATCATGCGCCTGGACCTCGACGTGTCCCAGGCCCAGCCGGACTAA